A genomic window from Macaca thibetana thibetana isolate TM-01 chromosome 16, ASM2454274v1, whole genome shotgun sequence includes:
- the LOC126938313 gene encoding uncharacterized protein LOC126938313, with protein sequence MPGWGWLSRAGVPVPGEVICTLNHPLRALPTGLQTRPLRAHLLPHQGLSRGSPARPGKTPSGIPSTGTPTGAQCLGLDKKGTRPRFLPRPWGNTEKGRDWGSREDPWSGRAHQEPGGPLHPLPKLQRRQRLGRRWEPGPALLPPPDGGQPFAYLLLPVGCGPRSSRPSTETRGAGARSYRVQTRHLPHPSFPHPARVGSASRARSSTVRLPRCRRLTSKDAIPSPALPGILGHTWLSPGRKRPRG encoded by the exons ATGCCGGGCTGGGGCTGGTTGTCTCGTGCGGGCGTTCCCGTTCCCGGGGAGGTCATTTGCACCCTGAATCACCCACTGCGAGCCCTTCCAACAGGATTGCAGACCCGCCCGCTCCGGGCCCACCTCCTCCCTCACCAGGGCCTTTCCCGAGGCAGCCCGGCCAGGCCTGGAAAAACTCCGAGCGGGATTCCCAGCACAGGGACGCCCACTGGAGCTCAGTGTCTCGGGCTGGATAAGAAGGGGACCCGGCCTCGGTTCCTTCCCCGACCCTGGGGAAACACAGAGAAGGGGAGGGATTGGGGGAGcagggaggatccctggagcggGAGAGCGCACCAGGAGCCAGGAGGTCCCCTGCATCCACTGCCCAAGCTACAGCGGCGTCAACGCCTGGGTCGGCGCTGGGAGCCTGGGCCTGCTCTCCTCCCGCCCCCAGATGGAGGGCAGCCCTTCGCCTACCTTCTCCTCCCCGTGGGATGCGGCCCGCGCAGCTCCCGCCCCAGCACGGAGACAAGGGGAGCAGGCGCGCGGAGCTACCGGGTGCAGACCCGCCACCTGCCGCAcccttccttcccccaccct GCGCGCGTGGGCTCGGCGTCCCGCGCTCGCTCCTCGACCGTGCGACTCCCGCGCTGCCGG CGCCTGACGAGCAAAGACGCCATCCCCTCCCCTGCACTTCCCGGGATCCTGGGCCACACCTGGCTGTCTCCAGGGAGGAAGAGGCCGCGGGGCTGA